A genomic segment from Leptospira mtsangambouensis encodes:
- the mdoH gene encoding glucans biosynthesis glucosyltransferase MdoH, with protein MIKIQRSLFFLTFIIPVIWGFSLFIEIISFRGIEITEYYQFITLIFLLPMLSYGANTAFFGFLLSLKKNGDPLLKTTKIPDKELDFSAIESIPVAIVMPVYEENEISIFSRIKVIFESTTKIHKLPKLEYFILSDTRTPEKWIKEEAAYIELCESTNNFKNFHYRRRKSNLNGKSGNIADFCRRWGKKYKYMIILDADSLVSGELIIQLIANMEKNPKAGIIQSSTKIFRTTTLFQKLTEFSSYLFSPFFLKGATYWQINATGYWGHNAILRVKPFMEHCALPHLPEYGGIGGKILSHDTVEAALMRKAGYDVYCAYELDGSYEESPPNIIDVLKRDQRWCQGNLQHFWFLFGKKIPFINRIHILNGILSYLNSPIWLCYILLSLWNYLEDSKYLNYSMLPEEYEFFKSQIYDPLYLKLLSLSLVLLFLPRVLSFFSLPILQIFKKIPAFLMETLFSILIAPIYMVYHSIFVFSILLNKRITWGPQNRDADSGYNLTYILSSFFGVTVLGLAAAYISYSHSTMLFVLTFPIWVGWILSIPLVIFTGKEHKTFNQLFETKFWETNFGLIKNLENTLDSHKNSYLEGREFFFALVHPVFFHQHKQLQGNKTYQSKLPKSTEEDLIQLLKQGPNSLDRKNILRILSNRELLDSFYLKFWTSKKEDWAEYWTTIWEEINPSFFPSISNNKKNDLNLQ; from the coding sequence ATGATCAAAATCCAACGCAGTTTATTTTTCTTAACTTTTATCATTCCTGTCATTTGGGGATTTAGTTTATTCATCGAAATCATTTCCTTTCGAGGAATTGAAATCACAGAATACTATCAATTCATCACCTTAATTTTTCTTTTGCCTATGTTATCTTATGGAGCAAACACAGCCTTTTTTGGATTTTTACTCTCACTTAAAAAAAATGGTGACCCACTACTCAAAACAACAAAAATCCCCGACAAAGAATTGGATTTTTCGGCTATAGAATCAATTCCCGTTGCCATTGTGATGCCAGTTTACGAAGAAAATGAAATTTCGATTTTCTCCAGAATCAAAGTAATTTTTGAATCAACAACCAAAATCCACAAACTTCCCAAGTTAGAATACTTTATCTTAAGTGACACACGAACACCAGAAAAATGGATCAAAGAAGAAGCCGCCTATATAGAGTTATGTGAATCTACAAATAATTTTAAAAACTTTCACTACCGAAGAAGGAAAAGCAACCTAAATGGGAAAAGTGGAAATATTGCCGACTTCTGCAGAAGATGGGGGAAAAAATATAAATACATGATCATCCTTGATGCAGATAGCCTCGTTTCGGGAGAACTCATCATCCAACTAATCGCAAATATGGAAAAAAATCCGAAAGCGGGAATCATCCAATCCAGTACAAAAATTTTTCGCACCACAACTTTATTCCAAAAACTAACCGAATTTTCTTCTTATTTATTTAGCCCTTTTTTCCTAAAAGGAGCAACCTACTGGCAAATCAATGCAACCGGTTATTGGGGACACAATGCCATCCTTAGGGTCAAACCTTTTATGGAACATTGTGCACTCCCTCACCTTCCAGAATACGGAGGAATTGGTGGAAAAATTTTGAGTCATGATACTGTGGAAGCTGCCTTGATGCGGAAAGCAGGATATGACGTTTACTGTGCCTATGAATTAGATGGAAGTTACGAAGAAAGTCCACCTAACATTATCGACGTACTCAAACGAGACCAACGTTGGTGCCAAGGAAATCTCCAACATTTTTGGTTTTTATTTGGTAAAAAAATACCATTTATCAATAGAATTCATATTCTAAACGGAATTTTATCTTATCTCAATTCGCCCATTTGGTTGTGTTATATCTTATTGAGTTTATGGAATTATTTAGAAGACAGCAAATATCTGAATTACTCCATGTTACCTGAAGAATATGAATTTTTTAAATCGCAAATTTATGATCCATTGTATCTAAAACTATTATCCCTATCCTTGGTTTTATTATTTTTACCAAGAGTCCTAAGTTTTTTTAGTCTACCAATCCTTCAAATTTTCAAAAAAATTCCGGCATTTCTCATGGAGACTCTTTTTTCCATTTTGATTGCGCCTATTTATATGGTGTATCATAGTATCTTTGTATTTTCAATTTTACTCAACAAACGAATCACTTGGGGCCCACAAAACAGGGATGCTGACTCAGGATACAACCTTACCTATATACTCTCTTCCTTTTTTGGAGTGACAGTCCTCGGATTAGCCGCTGCTTATATCAGTTATTCACATTCCACAATGTTGTTTGTTTTGACATTTCCTATCTGGGTTGGCTGGATTCTTTCAATTCCTTTGGTTATTTTTACAGGAAAAGAACATAAAACTTTTAATCAATTATTTGAAACAAAGTTTTGGGAAACAAACTTCGGCTTAATCAAAAACCTAGAAAATACCCTTGACTCGCATAAGAACAGTTATCTGGAAGGAAGAGAATTCTTCTTTGCACTTGTCCACCCAGTTTTTTTTCACCAACACAAACAACTACAAGGGAACAAAACTTATCAGTCAAAACTTCCAAAATCTACAGAAGAAGATCTTATTCAGTTATTAAAACAGGGTCCAAATTCCTTAGATAGAAAAAACATCTTACGAATTCTTTCCAACAGAGAGCTACTCGATTCTTTTTATTTAAAATTTTGGACATCGAAAAAAGAAGATTGGGCAGAGTATTGGACTACCATCTGGGAAGAAATCAACCCATCTTTTTTTCCATCAATTTCCAATAATAAGAAGAACGATTTAAATCTTCAATAA
- a CDS encoding glucan biosynthesis protein has product MKKLNIYLALIALVLCVIIIIRKNDLTLNKIATLIAISTPTEVFDFQAADSIAKQKLKSKFSPTPEFKIPGLDGISYEDYRQIEYKPDVAIWKNLALPYQLHFFHPGHIYSNGIQIYEVINEKPIEIPYDASRFNFGDLPLAEDFAELTKKLHYTGFRVHYPINQKEVLEEFLVFQGASYFRAISKGQVYGLSGRGLTINTGPKDKEEFPIFESFYIKRPNKTDTSITIYAIMNSESVVGSYEFIVNPGETTTIDVHTKIYLRKKIKRLGFAPITSMYLYGEADNPILGNIHPEVHDSDGLLTQNKMGEWEWRPLINPKKTQLTRIPLDSPLGYGLIQRDRKFKSYQDEKLKYHLRPSVWVEPKGDWGKGSLYLLEFTTNLDSDDNVTTFWEPAIPPNLNEGYEFRYTLHYTERSPKQHTLGKASAFYRGVDPLFPKEKVFTLYFTGDHLKALDRKTELEVIIENNKITSDSIRYKIEKISELDQWRLQIWYPATTEESDWTVFLKNQNQRITETWMYRDGLSK; this is encoded by the coding sequence ATGAAGAAATTGAACATATATCTTGCACTCATTGCCTTGGTATTGTGTGTCATCATCATCATCCGAAAAAATGATTTAACTCTAAACAAAATTGCCACCTTAATTGCGATATCAACCCCAACCGAAGTATTCGACTTTCAAGCTGCTGATTCAATCGCAAAACAAAAATTAAAGTCCAAATTTTCTCCTACTCCCGAATTTAAAATCCCAGGTTTGGATGGCATCAGTTATGAAGACTATAGACAAATTGAATACAAACCAGATGTAGCCATTTGGAAAAATCTTGCTCTCCCCTACCAACTACACTTTTTCCATCCAGGTCATATCTATAGCAATGGGATTCAAATTTATGAAGTGATCAACGAAAAACCAATAGAAATTCCCTATGATGCCTCTCGATTTAATTTTGGAGACTTACCACTTGCAGAAGATTTTGCAGAGTTAACTAAAAAACTTCATTATACCGGTTTTCGTGTTCATTACCCAATCAATCAAAAAGAAGTTTTGGAAGAGTTTTTAGTTTTCCAAGGAGCTTCCTACTTCCGGGCAATTTCCAAAGGCCAAGTATACGGACTTTCGGGAAGAGGACTAACCATCAACACTGGACCAAAAGATAAAGAGGAATTTCCGATCTTTGAAAGTTTTTATATCAAACGACCGAATAAAACGGATACATCCATTACCATCTATGCGATTATGAATAGCGAATCTGTGGTAGGATCTTATGAGTTTATTGTCAATCCAGGCGAAACGACTACCATTGATGTTCATACAAAAATTTATCTTCGCAAAAAAATCAAACGTCTAGGTTTTGCACCCATTACGTCAATGTATTTGTATGGCGAAGCGGACAATCCTATTTTAGGAAACATCCACCCAGAAGTACACGACTCCGATGGACTTTTAACACAAAACAAAATGGGTGAATGGGAATGGAGGCCTCTGATCAACCCCAAAAAAACCCAACTAACAAGAATACCACTAGATTCACCTTTAGGTTATGGACTCATCCAGAGAGATCGAAAATTCAAAAGTTACCAAGATGAAAAACTCAAATACCATTTAAGGCCTAGTGTTTGGGTGGAACCAAAAGGCGACTGGGGCAAAGGCAGTTTGTATTTATTGGAATTCACGACAAATTTAGATTCCGATGACAATGTCACTACCTTCTGGGAACCTGCTATACCACCTAATTTAAATGAAGGATATGAATTTCGATACACACTTCATTATACGGAAAGATCTCCCAAACAACATACCTTGGGAAAAGCATCTGCCTTTTATAGAGGAGTTGACCCACTCTTTCCAAAAGAAAAAGTTTTTACTCTGTATTTCACTGGAGATCACCTAAAAGCTCTCGATCGAAAAACCGAACTTGAAGTTATCATTGAGAATAATAAAATCACTTCCGATTCTATTCGTTATAAAATAGAAAAAATTTCGGAACTAGACCAATGGCGTTTACAAATCTGGTATCCTGCAACCACTGAAGAATCAGATTGGACCGTTTTTCTCAAAAATCAAAATCAAAGAATTACCGAAACTTGGATGTATCGAGATGGACTTTCCAAATAA
- the dgcR gene encoding diguanylate cyclase DgcR — protein sequence MEKEGKKILIIEDSELQRKLLNRWISNHGYVPIEAVSLSDARAIISQDQIDVVLLDWELPDGSGIELISEIFSSSPVGWLPIIMVTGHTEPENLKLAIEAGATDYITKPAKEIELLARIFSALRMKSLHDQLRETAIRDVMTGLYNRRYMEERIEQEFQRCKRHKHNLSLAMIDIDFFKKVNDTYGHETGDIVLKKIASELKSCLRKSDIISRFGGEEFVIVFPETGVSDAARVLDKIREKVSNIELESEVGQKFKVSFSGGVAGGDISEVENPIEILRTADKLLYEAKSSGRNRIIN from the coding sequence ATGGAGAAAGAAGGAAAAAAAATTCTCATCATAGAAGATTCGGAATTACAACGAAAACTTCTCAATCGATGGATTTCTAACCATGGTTATGTTCCTATTGAAGCGGTCTCTCTTTCTGATGCAAGAGCGATCATTAGTCAGGATCAAATTGATGTGGTTCTTTTGGATTGGGAATTACCGGACGGTTCCGGTATTGAGTTGATTTCTGAAATTTTCTCTTCTTCTCCAGTGGGTTGGCTTCCTATCATTATGGTTACAGGCCATACTGAACCTGAAAACCTAAAACTTGCCATTGAAGCAGGTGCTACCGATTATATCACGAAACCAGCAAAAGAGATTGAGCTTTTGGCGAGAATCTTTAGCGCTCTTCGGATGAAATCTTTACATGATCAACTTAGAGAAACTGCTATCCGTGATGTAATGACCGGTTTGTATAACCGACGTTATATGGAAGAAAGGATAGAGCAAGAGTTTCAACGATGTAAAAGGCATAAACATAACTTATCATTGGCTATGATTGATATCGATTTTTTTAAAAAGGTAAATGATACTTATGGGCATGAGACTGGTGATATTGTTCTAAAGAAAATTGCTTCAGAGTTGAAGTCTTGTTTGCGAAAGTCAGATATTATTTCCAGATTTGGTGGGGAAGAGTTTGTCATCGTTTTTCCTGAAACTGGCGTATCAGATGCGGCGCGTGTTTTGGATAAGATAAGAGAAAAAGTTTCTAACATTGAATTGGAATCAGAGGTTGGTCAGAAATTTAAAGTTTCTTTCAGTGGAGGTGTTGCTGGAGGAGATATTTCTGAAGTCGAAAATCCAATCGAAATTCTTAGAACAGCTGATAAATTATTATATGAAGCAAAGTCCTCAGGTCGGAACAGAATCATCAATTAA
- a CDS encoding serine/threonine protein kinase, whose amino-acid sequence MNINHSFYQLTPDSILSAMESLGYETTGRFYPLNSVENRVYDIETSNAGRIVAKFYRPGKWTYDEILEEHRFLLELSLEEIPVLTPITLEGKTLFEWSGIYFAIWPLRNGRIVEEISGGDLERVGALLGRVHALGKKLGSIHRPTLDIPSYGLKSLNFILEKGLIPNKTLEDRYRVTALRSFEIFESLVKEYQIPFQRIHGDCHKGNLLVSSEGYSLLDFDDFLVGPIVQDFWMLLPLGESDRKKDVFGFLQGYTMFAEFDENWLQLVEPLRIIRYIHYAAWIAKRWEDPSFPSLFPHFGTEEYWLKETLDLESAKKDLEEQSIEVSNQNDIEPEMTNKDFFWDWEN is encoded by the coding sequence TTGAACATTAACCATTCTTTTTACCAACTAACGCCTGATTCCATACTGAGTGCTATGGAGTCATTGGGATATGAAACAACAGGTAGATTTTATCCCTTAAATAGTGTAGAAAATCGTGTTTATGATATTGAAACATCCAATGCAGGAAGAATTGTAGCAAAGTTTTATCGACCAGGTAAATGGACTTACGATGAAATTTTAGAAGAACATCGCTTTTTATTAGAACTTTCCTTAGAAGAAATTCCGGTATTAACTCCAATCACTTTAGAGGGTAAAACTTTATTTGAATGGTCAGGGATTTATTTTGCCATTTGGCCACTACGGAATGGTCGGATCGTGGAAGAAATTTCCGGAGGTGACTTAGAAAGAGTGGGTGCACTTCTCGGTCGAGTCCATGCGTTAGGGAAAAAACTTGGGTCGATTCATAGGCCCACACTTGACATCCCTTCTTATGGGTTAAAATCATTAAACTTTATTTTAGAAAAGGGGCTCATCCCGAACAAAACTTTGGAAGATAGGTATCGGGTAACGGCTCTTAGATCATTTGAAATTTTTGAATCTTTAGTGAAAGAATATCAAATTCCTTTTCAAAGAATTCATGGAGATTGCCATAAAGGGAATCTACTTGTTTCATCTGAAGGATATAGTCTTTTGGATTTTGATGATTTTTTGGTGGGACCCATAGTGCAAGACTTTTGGATGTTGCTTCCGTTAGGTGAATCGGATCGAAAGAAGGATGTATTCGGCTTTTTACAAGGTTACACAATGTTTGCAGAGTTTGATGAAAACTGGTTACAGTTGGTGGAGCCATTACGAATCATTAGATACATTCATTATGCAGCATGGATTGCGAAACGGTGGGAAGATCCTTCGTTTCCATCTTTATTCCCTCATTTTGGTACTGAAGAATATTGGTTAAAAGAAACTTTGGATTTGGAGTCAGCTAAAAAGGATTTAGAAGAACAGTCGATTGAAGTTTCAAATCAAAATGATATAGAACCAGAGATGACAAACAAAGATTTTTTTTGGGATTGGGAAAATTAA
- a CDS encoding TrmH family RNA methyltransferase — translation MQYIQSPQDPRLAAYQLLKAKEEPSDKFIADHEKTAVRLLNSSLTVESVFCMPKYWEKHKDLILSRLPDVNSCFIANKQVFEDTIGFSVHQGFMAVGFQKWTELSEATAPMLFVNSIVDSENIGSILRSAAAFGIKTVLFDNKSASPYLRRSVRVSMGSLFQIQLVRIQNSTETLTSFKKSGHTILSLSLPREGKDLLSKTKSIYEIGKQTKFVLVLGNEADGIDSNILNLSDKLIYIPMKNHIDSLNVSHAFAVALSHLVGESS, via the coding sequence ATGCAATACATCCAATCCCCCCAAGACCCCAGACTCGCGGCATACCAACTCCTCAAAGCCAAGGAAGAACCTTCCGATAAATTCATCGCTGACCATGAAAAAACGGCAGTCCGCCTCTTAAATTCCTCTCTTACTGTGGAATCTGTTTTTTGTATGCCCAAATACTGGGAAAAACATAAAGATTTAATCCTATCCAGGTTGCCAGATGTAAACAGCTGTTTTATTGCCAACAAACAAGTGTTTGAAGATACAATTGGATTTTCCGTACACCAAGGGTTTATGGCTGTTGGTTTTCAAAAATGGACAGAATTGTCCGAAGCAACTGCACCAATGTTATTTGTTAACTCGATCGTCGATAGTGAAAACATTGGCTCAATTTTACGGTCCGCAGCTGCATTTGGTATCAAAACCGTTCTCTTTGACAATAAATCCGCATCACCATATCTACGAAGAAGTGTCAGAGTGTCCATGGGATCCCTTTTCCAGATCCAATTAGTTCGTATACAAAATTCAACCGAAACACTAACTTCTTTCAAAAAATCAGGACACACAATATTATCTCTTAGCCTTCCTAGAGAAGGGAAAGATTTATTATCAAAAACTAAATCAATCTATGAGATAGGAAAACAAACAAAATTTGTATTGGTACTTGGTAACGAAGCAGATGGAATCGATTCAAACATTCTGAATCTTTCAGACAAATTAATATATATTCCGATGAAAAATCATATCGATTCTTTAAATGTATCTCATGCTTTCGCAGTTGCATTATCGCATCTGGTTGGTGAGTCTTCTTAA
- a CDS encoding dihydrofolate reductase family protein, whose product MIKYKAFIASSLDGFIARKNGTLDWLTSDEFKLDNDDFGYSSFMKGIDCIVMGRVTFETVLGFEPYPFDSIPVYVFTHNPDYKFETQHPIFIFNGTIKNLTATLVKKQIKAAYVDGGKLIQHFINEQALDEITITRTPILLGSGLPLFGDSAQDQKLKHIRTLTYPNGFVQSTYHLK is encoded by the coding sequence ATGATAAAATATAAAGCATTTATTGCAAGCAGTTTAGATGGTTTTATCGCAAGAAAAAATGGGACACTCGATTGGCTCACTTCCGATGAATTTAAGTTAGATAACGATGACTTTGGATATTCATCCTTTATGAAAGGAATTGATTGTATTGTTATGGGCAGGGTTACCTTCGAGACTGTTCTTGGCTTTGAACCATATCCTTTTGATTCTATCCCTGTTTACGTTTTTACTCATAACCCCGATTACAAATTTGAGACCCAACATCCAATTTTTATTTTTAATGGAACAATTAAAAATTTAACGGCTACTTTAGTAAAAAAGCAGATCAAAGCCGCCTATGTAGATGGAGGGAAACTGATTCAGCATTTTATCAACGAACAGGCGCTAGATGAAATCACAATCACACGTACACCAATTTTACTTGGCTCTGGCCTTCCTCTTTTCGGTGATTCTGCCCAAGACCAAAAACTAAAACACATACGAACTTTGACTTATCCCAACGGATTTGTTCAATCCACTTATCATCTGAAGTAA
- a CDS encoding TetR/AcrR family transcriptional regulator: MKQKIIQTGLKICEKDGYESFSMRKLATKLGVDPMAVYHYFENKDALTHAMVEQIFNRFQDRVAVADKPSKTTLKIILYEYWNLFLDYPGLSLYLIKNSYNGFPSVVTFNQTLKYLIEKNFPKADIGKTLNIIIDFIHGNALAFSFVSPKKQKAKLNPANQKEFESLLSYLLDSL, from the coding sequence ATGAAACAAAAAATAATTCAAACTGGTCTGAAAATATGTGAAAAAGACGGATACGAATCTTTTAGTATGCGGAAATTAGCTACAAAATTAGGTGTGGACCCGATGGCTGTATACCATTACTTCGAAAATAAAGATGCATTAACTCATGCCATGGTAGAACAAATCTTTAATCGGTTCCAGGACCGAGTTGCTGTTGCTGACAAACCATCTAAAACAACATTAAAAATAATTTTATATGAATATTGGAATCTATTTCTCGACTACCCAGGATTGTCTCTATACCTTATTAAAAATTCTTATAATGGTTTTCCTTCTGTTGTGACATTTAATCAAACGTTAAAATATTTAATCGAAAAGAATTTTCCTAAAGCCGATATTGGAAAAACCTTAAACATCATAATCGATTTTATCCATGGCAATGCACTTGCGTTCTCATTTGTATCTCCTAAAAAACAAAAAGCAAAACTGAATCCTGCTAATCAAAAGGAATTTGAATCTTTATTGTCATATCTTTTGGATTCTCTTTGA
- a CDS encoding PAS domain-containing sensor histidine kinase, translating to MSGGLWFAARGYFQRLRFVKDWSIATLLQALGWVVMGALRGVIPDWISISAGNSLILLSLVYSNNIILSMFDRKTMWKSGLFSVVLVFVLLVLHHFSDLAPKYRISLISFAASIQLILSSKTILAANRKARLSSHFAAFFYLACGIFLFFRFLYYTFADVSVSQIAFGKGPIQDITYLFFYVTSVMMTFGFLMMCIDIFIKGQEESEQKYRLLAENTSDVIWVLNYDDQKYVYVSPSVLNITGFTSEEAVLHSVQDSFTPTSFKYIMDVLPSRIQEFRETGERKPFSDEVEQYCKDGSTIWIEANTVFQWNPNGSISILGVSRNIDKRKKAEIEKNKFFSELQLLNHTKDKFFSIIAHDLKGPIGGMNTFAGMILEDLDSRPLKRTKNDLSILFQSSGEIYNLLENLLTWARSQTGEIAFFPESISLYRSIESAIASVSFSIQNKSIIVKNSVDPNTTAYADEKMIETILRNLISNAVKYSQPNAEVRISAESIENDIQICITDFGIGINEEIQKKLFRIDAKQTSMPGTIGERGTALGLILCKEFIEKHGGSIRVESELGKGSRFFFTLPKESSVPIRERL from the coding sequence ATGTCTGGGGGACTTTGGTTTGCTGCGAGAGGTTATTTCCAAAGACTTCGCTTTGTTAAAGATTGGTCAATTGCCACTTTATTACAGGCCCTAGGATGGGTAGTAATGGGAGCTCTTCGCGGTGTTATCCCGGACTGGATTTCTATCAGCGCAGGGAACTCGCTAATACTTTTATCACTCGTTTATTCTAATAACATCATACTATCAATGTTTGATAGAAAGACAATGTGGAAGTCAGGACTTTTCTCAGTTGTTTTAGTATTTGTTTTGTTGGTATTACACCATTTTTCTGATCTTGCACCAAAATATCGAATTTCATTAATATCTTTTGCAGCTTCCATTCAACTCATATTGTCTTCTAAAACCATCTTAGCAGCAAATAGAAAAGCAAGACTATCAAGTCATTTTGCAGCCTTTTTCTATTTAGCCTGTGGCATCTTTTTATTTTTTCGTTTTTTGTATTATACTTTTGCTGATGTTTCTGTTTCGCAAATAGCATTTGGAAAAGGACCCATTCAAGACATCACTTATTTGTTTTTTTATGTAACTTCTGTCATGATGACATTTGGGTTTTTGATGATGTGCATCGATATCTTCATTAAAGGCCAAGAGGAAAGTGAACAGAAATACCGTTTGCTTGCTGAAAATACTTCAGATGTCATTTGGGTATTAAATTATGACGACCAAAAGTATGTATATGTCAGTCCTTCGGTACTTAACATTACAGGCTTTACATCGGAAGAAGCAGTTCTTCATTCAGTACAAGATTCGTTCACACCAACATCTTTCAAATATATCATGGATGTATTGCCGTCGAGAATCCAAGAATTTAGAGAAACAGGAGAGAGAAAACCGTTCAGCGACGAAGTGGAACAATACTGTAAAGATGGCTCAACAATTTGGATCGAAGCAAATACAGTCTTTCAATGGAACCCAAATGGTTCGATTAGTATATTAGGTGTCTCAAGAAACATTGATAAAAGAAAAAAAGCTGAAATAGAAAAGAATAAGTTTTTTTCCGAATTACAGTTATTGAATCATACTAAGGATAAATTTTTTTCGATCATTGCACATGATTTAAAAGGCCCGATTGGCGGGATGAATACCTTTGCTGGTATGATTTTAGAAGATTTAGATTCAAGACCCTTAAAACGAACAAAAAATGATTTGAGTATTCTTTTTCAATCTTCTGGTGAAATTTATAATCTTTTAGAAAACTTACTCACTTGGGCAAGATCGCAAACCGGAGAAATTGCTTTTTTTCCAGAGAGTATTTCTTTATATCGCTCCATAGAATCAGCAATAGCTTCTGTTTCATTTTCGATTCAAAACAAATCCATAATAGTAAAGAACTCTGTTGATCCTAATACAACTGCCTATGCGGACGAAAAAATGATAGAAACTATACTTAGAAATCTAATTTCCAATGCGGTTAAGTATTCTCAACCTAATGCTGAAGTTAGGATTTCAGCTGAATCTATAGAAAATGACATTCAAATTTGTATCACTGATTTTGGAATTGGTATCAACGAGGAGATTCAGAAAAAGTTATTTCGTATTGATGCCAAACAAACGAGTATGCCAGGTACAATTGGAGAAAGAGGTACTGCTCTTGGTTTGATTTTGTGCAAAGAATTTATCGAAAAACATGGTGGCAGTATTCGTGTGGAAAGTGAATTAGGTAAGGGTTCAAGGTTCTTTTTCACCTTACCTAAAGAATCAAGTGTTCCTATTCGGGAACGACTTTAG
- a CDS encoding efflux RND transporter periplasmic adaptor subunit: MTKEKILELVKTKNAKIAIGVVLFLVISFLILKKDPKPVEVSVVAQGVYKQILSVQGKTKIKELYTAYSPVNGVMRRVELHAGDKVSKGMTLVTVDWDIIKVVKATANGQILKVYRESAGPVAMGERILDYGDITKIDVSAFVLSEDMPDLDLNDKVLLTGFGDQTLEGRVSIIEPSAVTKISSLGVEEQRVPIFIEFNPPHGIGDGYELECKIILFEKPNSIVIPTSALFREDEKWAVFTVEKKRAKLRFVEVEHQSEGISMIKNGLSVGESVILYPGDTVVNGTKVVPE; this comes from the coding sequence ATGACAAAAGAAAAAATTTTAGAATTAGTTAAAACAAAAAACGCTAAGATCGCCATTGGTGTGGTACTTTTTTTAGTTATTTCTTTTTTGATTTTAAAAAAAGATCCAAAACCTGTAGAAGTTTCGGTTGTCGCTCAAGGTGTTTACAAACAAATACTCTCAGTTCAAGGTAAAACAAAAATAAAAGAACTTTATACAGCCTATTCCCCGGTAAACGGTGTTATGCGGAGGGTGGAATTACATGCTGGAGATAAAGTTTCAAAGGGAATGACCTTAGTCACTGTTGACTGGGACATCATCAAAGTAGTAAAAGCAACTGCAAACGGTCAAATATTAAAAGTATATCGCGAAAGTGCGGGTCCGGTCGCTATGGGTGAGCGGATTTTGGACTACGGAGACATTACCAAAATTGATGTATCTGCTTTTGTCCTATCGGAAGATATGCCTGACTTAGACCTTAATGATAAAGTTTTACTTACTGGATTCGGAGATCAAACTTTAGAAGGGCGAGTGTCTATCATAGAACCTTCTGCGGTAACTAAAATTTCATCCTTAGGTGTGGAAGAACAACGAGTTCCCATATTCATTGAATTTAATCCGCCACACGGAATTGGTGATGGTTATGAATTAGAATGTAAAATCATTCTATTTGAAAAACCAAATTCAATTGTCATACCGACTTCTGCATTGTTTCGTGAAGATGAAAAATGGGCAGTGTTTACTGTTGAAAAAAAGAGAGCCAAACTTCGATTTGTTGAGGTTGAACACCAAAGTGAAGGAATTAGTATGATTAAAAATGGTCTTTCAGTTGGGGAATCAGTGATACTTTACCCCGGTGATACAGTGGTCAACGGAACTAAAGTCGTTCCCGAATAG